In the genome of Sphingomonas alpina, the window CCCGATGCAATCGAGGTCGGTGCTGCCTTGCGGATGATGTTCCGCATCAAGGCAGTGGACGAGAAGCGCGATTTCAAACGCTATTTCTGGAAAGCGGCTCCGGCCGGCTGACACCATTTAAGGAGCTGGCCGATGGCCCGAGGGATCAAGGACAAGGTCGCCATATTGGGCATGGGATGCACCAAGTTCGGCGAGCGCTGGGACAAGGATGCCGACCAGCTGATGGTCGAGGCCTATGAGGAAGCGATCACCGATGCCGGGATCGAGACCTCGCAGATCGACGCCGCCTGGTTGGGTGCGGCATTCGATGCGGTCAATATCGGGCCGTCGGGCATTCCGTTGTCGATGGCGCTGCGGCTCAAGAATATCGGCGTGACCAAGGTCGAGAATTACTGCGCCAGCGGCACCGAGAGTTTTCGGGGTGCGGTCTATGCGGTGGCGTCTGGCGCAGCCGACATCGCGCTGGCGATGGGGGTCGAGAAATTGAAGGACACCGGCTATGGCGGCTTGCCGGTGCGGACGCGCGGCACGACCCATGACATGATCGGCATCACCGGCTCGGCACCGGGTAATTTCGCTCAGCTCGCCTCGGCCTATCGCGCCGAGCACGGCGTATCCAAGGATGATCTGAAACAGGCGATGGCGCATGTCTCGGTCAAGAGCCATGCCAATGGTGCGAAGAACCCCAAGGCGCATCTCCAGAAGGAAGTGAGCATGGAGACGGTGCTGAATGCGCCGATGATCGCCGAGCCGCTCGGGCTGTTCGATTGCTGCGGCGTCTCCGACGGGGCGGCCTGCGCGATCGTGACCACGCCTGAGATCGCCCGCGCGCTGGGCAAGACCGACATCATCACGGTGAAGGCGCTGCAGGTTGCGACCTCCAATGGCTGGGAATTGCAGGGATCGGGCTGGAATGGCGCCTATTTCCCGACCACCCGGATTGCCGCGACCCGCGCCTATGAAGAGGCCGGCATCACCGATCCGCGTAGCCAGATCAGCCTGATGGAGGTGCATGACTGTTTCTCGATCACCGAGCTGGTGACGATGGAGGATCTGCACATCTCGAAGGAAGGCGAAGGGTGGAGGGATGTACTCGATGGCTTCTTCGATGCCGATGGAACCCTGCCATGCCAGATCGATGGCGGGCTCAAATGCTTCGGTCATCCGATCGGCGCGTCGGGCCTGCGCATGATCTACGAGAATTATCTCCAGCTGCTCGGCCGCGCCGGCCCGCGTCAGCGCAGCACGCCGCCGGTGTTCGGGCTGAGCCATAACCTCGGCGGCATGCCCAACCAGAATGTCTGTGCGATCGCAATCGTGGGAATGGCCGATGCCTGACACCGGAATGGACCAGGACGTGTTCGAGGCGTTCATCGACCAGCTCAAACGCTATGTCCGCGAGCGCCTGATCCCGGCGGAAAAGCAGGTCATCGAGACCGATTGCATCCCCGACGACATTCTTGCCGAGATGCGCGAGATGGGGCTGTTCGGGATCACCATGCCGGTCGAGTATGGCGGCTCGGGCATGAACGTCTCGCAATATGTCGAGACGATCCGCCAGCTTTCCTATGCCATGCCCTGTTATCGCTCGATCACCTCGATCAATATCGGCATGACCTGTTCGGCGATCGTGAAGAGCGGGACGGCGGAGCAGAAAGCGCACTGGCTACCACGGCTTGCGGCGGGCGAGATCGCCTCGTTCGGGCTGACCGAGCCGGGCAGCGGATCGGACTCGGCGGCGATGGCGACCACCGCGGTGCGTTCGGGCAATGGTTATGTGCTGAACGGTACCAAGCGCTACATCACCAATGCGCCGTTTGCGAAGGTCGCCTTGATCATGGCGCGGACCAGCAAGGAGGCGCTGCCGAAGAACGCTCATGTCAGCGCCTTCCTCGTGCCGATGGATTCGCCGGGCGTCAGTGTCGGCAAGTCGGACAAGAAGATGGGGCAGGCCGGATCGCATATCGCCGACATCGTCATGGAGGATGTCCATGTTTCGGGCGATGCGTTGCTTGGCGGCGAAGAGGGCAAGGGCTTCCTGATCGCCATGCAGAGCCTCAACAACGGCCGGCTTTCAGTCGCGGCGGCGAGCGTCGGCTATGCGCGGCGGATCCTCGATTCCGCGACGCGCTACGCCACGGAGCGTAAGGCGTTCGGCGAGCCGATCGCCAATTTCCAGCTGATCCAGGCGATGCTCGCCGACAGCCAGGCCGAGATCTACGCCGCCGAATGCATGATCGCCGACGCGACGCGCCGCGCCGATGCCGGCGAGGCCGTGCTGGTGCAGGCGGCCAGCGCAAAGATGTTCGCGTCGGAAATGTGCGGCCGGGTCGCCGATCGCTGCGTCCAGATTTACGGCGGCGCGGGGTATCTCGCCGAATATGAGGCGGAGCGTTTCTTCCGCGATGCGCGGATCTACCGCATCTATGAAGGGACCACACAGATCCTGCAGCTGGTCATCGCCAAGAATATGCTGCGTGAATTTGCGAGTGCGGCCTGATGTACGATCTGCTCGGCAAGCTGCGCGTGGTCGAGGCGGCATCGTTCATCGCATCGCCCACCGCCGGACTGTATCTCGCACAGATGGGAGCGGAAGTGATCCGCGTCGACCAGATTGGCGGCGGCCCCGATTTCAAGCGCTGGCCGCTCGCCGACAATGGCGCGAGCTTCGCCTGGGAAGGGCTCAACAAGGGCAAGAAATCGGTCGCGCTCGATCTGTCGCGTCCGGAAGGCCGCGAACTGCTTGTCGCGCTGGCAACCGCGCCGGGTGACGATGGCGGCGTGTTCCTGACCAATTTCCCGGTCGGCGGCTTCCTTGCGCATGAGCATTTGGTCAAGCGGCGCGCAGACCTGATCACGGTGCGCATCATGGGCCAGGCCGATGGCCGCACCGCATTCGATCATACGGTCAATTCGGCGATCGGCATTCCCAACCTCACTGGCCCGGTCGGTCATGAAGGCGCACCGGTCAATCATGTCCTGCCGGCATGGGACCTGCTGACCGGCGCCTATTCCGCCTTCGCGCTGCTCGCCGCCGAACGGCATCGGCGCGACACCGGGCAGGGACAGGAAGTGCGCATTCCGCTCTCCGATGTCGGGATCGCGACGATCGCCAATCTGGGTCAGGTTGCCGAAGTGCTCCACACCGGCGTCAGCCGGCAGCGCTACGGCAATGCGCTGTATGGCTCGTTCGGGCGCGATTTCGTGACCGGCGACGGCAAGCGGTTGATGATCATGGCGCTCACCACGCGGCAATGGGCCGGTCTGATCAAGACGCTCGGGATTGGCGACGCGGTCGCGCGGATCGAGGCGGCGCAGGGCGTCGCCTTTGCGACCTACGAGGGCGCGCGGTTCGATCATCGCGATGCATTGTTCGCGCTGGTCGAGGCGGCATTCGCCACGCGTCAGGCCGGCGAACTCTGCGCGGCATTCGATGCCAATGGATGCTGCTGGGGACCGTACAAGACCACGGTCGAGGCCGCGTCCGATCCGGCGATGGTCACGCAGAACCCGATCTTTTCCAGCATCGCCCAGCCAAGCGAGATGACCTATCCGGTGGCCGGATCGATGGCGACATTGCCACAGTCGCAGCGCCTGACGCCGGTGCGCGCGCCCTATCTCGGCGAGCATAGCGACGAGATTCTGGCCGATGTGCTTGGCCTCGGTTCGGGCGAGATCGGCCGGTTGCATGACGCCGGCGTGGTGGCCAGTGCCTGAGATCGCGGCCGCGCTCGATGCGGCGGAGGGTTATGCCGCTGCCGCATTGGCTGCGGTGCGTGCGCGGGTAGTGGTGGATGGCACGGTCGACCCGCGGGCAATCGATCGCGAGCAGCGCGCTGTGCATGGCTATGCCTGGATCGAGACCACGCTGACCGCGCTCAGGACACTCGTGCGCTGGGCCGATGCGCGTGCGGAACCGGGGTCGGTCGAGGCGCTGGTGGTCGAAATCGGTTTTGGCGAATATCTCGCGCAGCTCTCGGGTGGAATCCCGATGGGGCAGAATGAGTTTTGCCGCCCGGCCGATCTCGGAATCGCCGCTGCCGCCGCGACCCTGATGCAGGACGACGCGGTGGCGCGGCTGGTCGCGTCGGGGAACAGCGCAGCCAATCGCGCGGCGCTGGTCGAACGGCTGCGCGGCGGCGACGGCATTGCCGAGACGCTTGGCGACCCGACGCTCGATGCGGTACGCGACCAGTTCCGCCGCTTCACCGAAGCGCGCATCCTGCCGTTCGCGCATCGCTGGCATCTCGACAATGCGCTGATCCCGGATGCGATCGTCGCGGAGATGGCGGCGCTTGGTACCTTCGGCGTGTGCATCGACGAGGCTTATGGCGGGCTCGGGCTGGGCAAGCTCACCATGTGCGTGGTGACCGAGGAATTGAGCCGGGGATGGATCGGCGCAGGGTCGCTCGGTACACGCTCGGAGATTGCCGGGGAGCTGATCGCGCTCGCCGGAACCGACGCGCAGAAAGCTGAATGGCTGCCGCGGATTGCGAGCGGCGAAGTGCTGCCGACCGCAGTCTTTACCGAGCCCGACACCGGATCCGATCTCGGCGGGCTGACCACGCGCGCGACACGCGGTGCAGAGGGCTGGTCGATCACGGGCGCCAAGACCTGGATCACTCATGCCGCGCGCAGTGACTTGATGACCCTGCTTGCTCGCACGAGAAGTGATGTGCCGGGTTATGCCGGGCTCAGCATGTTCCTTGTAGCCAAACCGCGCGGGTCCGACGCCGCTCCTTTTCCCGCACCGGGCATGACCGGCACCGAGATCGAAGTGCTCGGCTATCGCGGGATGCGCGAATATGAGCTGGCTTTTGACGGCATGCTCGCGCCCGCCGACGCATTGCTTGGCGGCGAAGCGGGGCAGGGGTTCAAGCAGCTGATGCGTACCTTCGAAGGCGCGCGGATCCAGACCGCTGCGCGCGCGGTCGGGGTGGCGCGGCGCGCGTTCGAGCTTGGCTTCGACTATGCGGTGGGGCGCCGCCAGTTCGGGCGGCCGATCATCGATTTCCCGCGTGTGTCGGACAAGCTGGCGATGATGGCGGTCGATCATGTGCTGGCGCGCGAGCTGACCTATTTCGCAGCGCGCGAGAAGGACAAGGGGCGGCGCTGCGATATCGAGGCGGGGATGGCCAAGCTGTTCGCCGCACGCGCCGCATGGGCCAATGCCGACGCCGCGCTGCAGATTCATGGCGGCAATGGCTATGCGCTGGAATATGAGATCAGCCGGGTGCTGTGTGATGCGCGTATTCTCAATATCTTCGAGGGCGCAGCGGAGATCCAGGCGCAGGTGATCGCGCGCGGCCGGTTGCAGGAGCGAAACTGAGATGGATCACGATCACAGCGCGATCCGCGAGGAAGTCGCCAAGCTGTGCGGCGATTTCCCGGGCGAGTATTGGCGCGCCAAGGATCGCGACCGCGCCTATCCCGGCGAGTTTGTCGATGCGCTGACCCGGGCCGGATATCTCGCTGCACTTATCCCTGAGGCTTATGGCGGTGCGGGTCTGCCACTTTCCGGGGCCGCCGCGATACTTGAGGAAATCCAGCGTCAGGGCTGCAATGGCGGCGCCTGCCATGCGCAGATGTACATCATGGGGACCTTGCTGCGGTACGGGTCGGCAGCGCAAAAGGTCGAATATCTGCCCCGCATCGCATCGGGCGATTTGCGGCTCCAGGCGTTCGGGGTCAGCGAACCGACCAGCGGCACCGATACGCTATCGATCCAGACCTTCGCGCGGCGCGAGGGCGACCATTATATCGTCAGCGGGCAGAAGATCTGGACCTCGCGCGCGGAGCATTCGGACCTGATGCTGCTGCTCGCGCGGACCACGCCGCGGGACAAGGTGGCCAAACGCACCGAGGGCCTGTCGGTCTTTCTCGTCGATATGCGCGCGGCGCGCGAGCAGGGGCTGACGATCCGCCCGATCGACACGATGATGAATCATGCGACGACCGAGATCTTCTTCGACGATGTCCCGGTCCCGGCCGCCAATCTGATCGGGGAGGAGGGCAAGGGCTTTCGCTACATCCTGTCGGGCATGAATGCGGAACGCCTGCTGATCGCTGCGGAATGTATCGGCGACGCCAAATGGTTTCTCGACAAGGCGGTCGCCTATGCCGGGGAGCGCAAGGTATTCGGCCGGCCGATCGGGCAGAATCAGGGCGTCGCCTTCCCGCTTGCGCGTGCTTATGCGCAGATGCGTGCGGCCGAGCTGATGGTGCATGAAGGCTTGAGCAAATATGAAGCGGACGGCGATGTCGGCGAGGAAGCCAATATCGCCAAACTGCTGGCGTCGGAGGCGAGCTGGGCAGCGGCCGAGGCGTGCGTCCAGACGCATGGCGGCTTCGGCTTTGCCGCCGAATATGATGTCGAACGCAAGTTTCGGGAGACGCGACTTTATCAGGTCGCGCCGATCTCGACCAACCTCATCCTGTCCTATCTGGCCGAGCATGTGCTTGGCCTGCCGCGATCCTATTGATGGCCGATCCGACTGCCTGGATCGGCCGTGAGGCGCGCGCCACCGACATGGTAACGGCCGGCGCGGTCGCGCGCTTCCGGGCGACGATCGACCGCCCCGGCGATGGTCCTGCCGCGCCGCCGGGATTTCATTGGAGCCTGTGCCTGCCCGATACGCCGACCGACGCGCTTGGCGAGGACGGGCATCCGCTAAAGGGCGGCTTCCTGCCACCCATCGATCTGCCGCGCCGGATGTGGGCGGGGAGCGAGGTGCGCTTCCTGCGGCCGATCGCGATCGGCGCGGCGATCGAGCGCGTATCGACCATTGCCGCGATCCGCGAGAAGCAGGGTAGCAGTGGGCCATTGGCCTTTGTCGAGATCGACCATCTCACGCGAGCGGACGGAGCCGATGCAGTCAGCGAGCGCCAGACGATCGTCTATCGCGCGGCATCGACCGAACCGATGCCGTTGCCGGCAACCGGTGGCGCAGAGCTTAACGGATGGGATCGGCAGCGCACGCTCACGCCCGGCGCGGCGCTGCTGCAGCGTTATTCGGCGCTGACCTTCAACAGCCACCGTATCCATTACGACCTGCCCTATGCGACCGGCGTGGAGGGGTATCCCGGGCTGGTCGTCCATGGCCCGCTGATCGCGACATTGCTGCTCGATCTGGTTGCGCAGCATATCGGGCCGGATGCGATCGGCGGTCTTTCGTTCAGGGCACTCGCCCCCGCCATTGCCGGGCAGGCGTTGCACTTGCTGGCGCGTGCCGATGGTGACGCGATCGAGCTTGCCGCGCAGCGCGATGATGGAAGCGTCGCGATGCGGGCGCGGGTGGCGATCCGGCGGAATGGCTAGAGCGATTTCGAGCTGAGTTGGTCCATGCCCTTCCGTTCGCCCTGAGCTTGTCGAAGCCTGTCCTGAGCGCCTGCCTTGGCAGGCAGTCGAAGGGGGCCGTTTTTCTCTTTTCGACGCAGAAGAAGAAGGACGGTGCTTCGACAAGCTCAGCACGAACGGGGAAGGGAGTTCCGCCCAAGTCCATGAGACTCTTGAGTATCGGGCTTAGGCACCCGCGTGGGGGCAGGCCGTGCACGACGCCATTGCGCCGATCGCGTCGTGGCAATCATGGTCTCAACACTGAGAAAGAGCGCGCCGGTACCAGTCCGCCAAGGATGAGATGCCTGATCTTGTGTGATGGTTGAATCGCCGTTGGCGACAGGGCTGCGGGGACGAGTGGGGAGATATGGGACACCGGTCGTGTCCCGTATCTCTCTTCCTGCTGTCTGAATGATAAGGCATAAAATGATTTTATATCAGATATTTAATTCATTTCTTTGAATAAGCCACTCATTGTCACCCCCGCGAAAGCGGGGGTCCCGCTTCTTCGTCCTAGTGCGGGGCAAGGCAGCGGGATCCCCGCTTTCGCGGGGATGACAGAGGGTAAGATAGACTCCTGGGGAGATACCTCCGCTATTGCGGAGACGGCTTGCGCGCGGCCGTGGCGTGAGGCGATCCGGCGGCGGGCTGCTGCGCTTTCCAGGCATCGACCCGCTCCATGGCATTGCCTCTGATCGCGGCATAGAAGATGCCGTAATCGCCGAGATGATAGCTGCCATAGAGCGCGCTCAGGGCGTCGTGAAAGCCGCTCGGCGCCGACCAGGGGATATCGACCTTGAGCAGGCTTTCGTCGCACACCGCGCCGGTCAGATGCGGCGTGAGGGCGGGCAGGGCCCGGCTCGCCTTGTCGGCACCTGGCTTGGGGAAGGGCAGGCTGCCGGGATTGGCGTTGGCGGGCGCTGCATCCTCGCGGCGCCAGGTCAGTGGATTGACGCAGATGGCGGGTGGCTGGCCGCTGCTCTTCTCGCTGCCACGCCACCAATAGGTTTTGTCGCGCACCAGTTGGAAGGCTCCGGTGCGCCCGGTCTGGCTGGTGTTCCAGGACAGGATGCAGCCGGTTTGCCGCGGCCCGTCGCAAACCGGCAGGCCAATCGTGCCGAAGTCGGACGGGGCATAGGCGCCAATCACATAGGCAGCGACCATGCGCGCCTGTAGCGGGGTGCCGAGAATCTCCGCCTGGAGCAGCTTGACCGCATGCATTGATCCCTGGCTGTGCGCCGCGATCAGGAACGGGCGGCCCTTATTTTCATGCGCGATGAAATAGCGAAAGGCGCGTGCGACATCGGCATAGGCAAGCGCCACTGCCGGACGGCTCTTGTCCAGTGCGCGCAAGGACGCCTGGCGGTAATGCGGCGCGAAGATGCGGCAACAACCGTTAAACGCGCTGGCCTGGCCAAGCAGGACAGCGGGGTCGAACTCCGACACGTTGTCGTAAGCGACGTTCCAGACATCGCTTTGCTGATAGGTGGTCGGGTGGATGAAGAAGACATCGGCGGGCGCAGTCGCTTCATCGACTGCGGTCACGCCCGGTGTGATCGAGCGTTCGAGCCCGCCACGCCCCGGATAGGCCAGCCAGGCATCGGCCCGGGCATAATCGGGCTCGGGCGGGACATGCGCGGCGTCGAACGGCAGCGACGGCGACCCGAAGGTCGCGACGACGGTCGCGACCGGGCCGATACCTGCCATGCCAAGCAGGATGGCTGCACCGCCCCCGGCCAGGGCGAGCAACGCCGCCATCTTCGCGATCCTCCAGCCGCGCACCCCTAAAATTGCCGGCGCACGCCCAGGCCGATCGTCCGCGGCCGCAGCGTGATGGCGGCCTCGATCCCGCTGACGACATTATGATCGAGCAGCGGCGCCTTATCGAGCAGGTTGTTGACGAACAGATCGACCTGCCAGGTTCCGGTGTCGATCAGCACGCCCAGGTTGACCACGTCATAGGATTGTTGCCGCTGCGTGAAATTGTTGCTCAGAACCGGGCCGGTCGGGGTTGTCACGACGAAGCTGTCCTCGAACATCCTCAGGCTCGAGCTGCGATACTGATAATCGGCCCGAGCCGTCGCGGTGACGTCGCCGCCGAGCGGGAAATGATAGGCGATATTGGCGTTCGCGATCCATTTCGGCGTGTCGAGCACCGGTTGCCCGACCCTGGCCGAAACGCCGGTCGCGCTTCGGGAGATCTTCGCGTCGGTATAGCTCGCCGCGACGCCGAGCGTCAGGCCGTCGACCACGAACTGGCTGCTCAGTTCCGCGCCCTTGATCTTCGCCCCGCCGACATTGCCGCTGAACGAGAAGCCGCAGCCCGGCAGGAAGACATTCTGCTGAATATTCTTCCAGTCGGTCCGGAAGGCCGCGGCGTTCAGGGTCAGGCGGCGGTCGAGGAACTGGTTCTTGCTGCCGACTTCATAGGTCCAGAGCGAATCCGACCGGTAGCTGATCGGTACCGAAGACAGGCCGAGATTGGCCAGATCGGCCTGGCACTGGCCCGGCGCCACGGCGAACGGATTGCCGCCGCCGGGACGGAAACCCTTGGCGGCGCTGGCATAGACCAGAGCGTCACGACCGGCGCGATAGGCCAGCTCGAACTTCGGATTGACCCCGCTCTGGCTGGTGTCGGCCGCACCGTGCGTGACGCCGCCGTTCAGCACGCCGTCGCCGCGCGTGTCGATCGTCTGCTTGAGATGGAAATAGCGCAGCGCGGCGGTGGCATCGAGGCCGGGCAGGATTTCGAAGGTGAGGTCGGCAAAGGCGGCATATTGAGTCAGTTTGCTGACGGTATTGCCGTGATAGACCGTGTCGGTGCCGGTCCCGAGCAAGGCGCCGACCCCGATCGAGTTGACCGTCTGGTCGAGTTCGTCACGCTGATGCGAATAATAAAGGCCGGCGGTCCAGCGCAGCCGTGCCGCCGGGTTCGACGATGCCGCACGCAGTTCCTGACTGAACGTCTTGGTGGTGCTGTTCGAGGCGTTGGGCGAATTGACGCCGTACAGCGCGGGCACCAGCGTCGCGATATAGAAGGAATAGTCGCGGTCGAACCGGACCGAGCGATCAACATAGGCGGTCAGCGAGGTGAGATCGACGCCGCCCAGACGCTTGACCATGTTCAGCGAATAGACGCCGAGATCATCATCGGTCGGCTGTGCCAGCCGGAAGGAACTCTGCAGGTCGGGAAGGTTCGTCCAGAACGCGCCGGTATTCTTCTGGCGATAGGCCTGGCGGAACAGCGACGGGGTGATGTCGAGCGACGGATCGGGCTGCCACAGCAATGCCGCCTTCACCGCCAGCACATGGTCCGAATTCTGATCCTTGTCGGCCAGCGTGCTGAGCGAAGGACGCGCGAGCGGCGTCAGTGCGGCGGGCGGTGCGGTCGTGCTGGTCCGCACATCGACGGCGGTGCCGTTCGCGACATTGTCGATATAGCCGGCATTGCTGCGATAGAGCACGCCGGTGCGCAGCGCGAGCTTGTCCGACAGCGGCAGGTTGAGCACCGCTTCGCCCTGATAGGAGACGCCGCCATGTGCGGTGCTCGATATTCCGGCGGCGGTATCGACGGTGGTCTTGCCCAGTTCCGGCGCGTGGCTGACATATTTGATCGCGCCGCCCATCGCGCTGCCGCCGTACAGGGTGCCCTGCGGCCCTTTCAGGATCTCGACCCGGCTGAAGTCGAAGAACACCGGGTCGGCCGCGCCACTGAAGGCGTTGGTCACGCCGAGCAGCGATATGTCGTCGAGATAGATGCCGACGGTCGGGCTGGGCGAGGTCGTGCTGACGCCGCGAATGCTGTAGCGGCTCTGGCCCAGTTCGGCACCGGAGAAGGAGACGCCGGGCACCTTGCGCAGCACGTCCTTGAAGTCGCGGGCATTGCCCTGGCGCAGATCGGCGGCGGAGAAAGCGGAAACGGAAAGCGGCGCGTCCTGCAGGCGTTCGTTGCGCTTGCGGGCGGTGACCACGATGTCGTCGTTCGTGGCCTCTTCTTCCTGCAACTGAGGCTCTGGCTGAGCCGCGGCTTGCGCTTGAGGCTCAGTTTGAGCCTGGGCCGATGCCAATGGGATGGCGTTGCCGATCGTGGCGAACGCGAGCGCAGTCCAGGCGGTGCTGCTAAGATGATATCGCATAATGTCCCTCCGTCCCAACCGGGCGTCCCTCGCCCTGTACGCCGCGCCTGATTGGGGGTCGCGTCGCCTTTTTGGGTAATTCAACGCGATCACTCATCCACGCCTTTTGATCGCATGTTGTTATGCGCGGATACGGGTTGCTTATGGCGCGCGCAGAAAATCGTCCGTGGCGGCTGTAATTTGGCAAGGACCGGCTTCCATGCGAAGCTGGAGGTTGGCACGCGGCTTACCCGAGGCAAGATCAATGGCGCTGGCAGAACTACATGGAGAAGTCCCGCACTATGTGAGCGGGCGCTTCGAACATTTCCTTCGCGACGACGAGATCAGCGGTGTGGTGATCGATGGCCGTTCCCGCAGCCGGATCGACGAACAGCTGGTCGGTGACGACCGGCTGACGTTCAAGGTGCAACTGACCGGGGCCGGCGAATATCAGTTCAACGATGCGCCGACCTCCGAGATCGCCGGGGAGTGCCTGGTGATTGCCCATCAGCCATCGGGCGTGGTCAAGCGGCAGATCATCCTCAGCGACACCGAGGAACGCTCGGTGACCTTGTTCTTCCCGCGGCTGGGCAATGGCCGGATCGCCGGGTTCGAGGATGAAGGGCAGGAGGTTCGTGCGGCCAGTGAATTCCTGTCGCAGCGCCTGTTGTTCAGGCGTTACCAGCTGCCGCGCGCCGCGGCACTTTGCGCCGCCGACATCCTCGATCCGCGCCGTTCGCCCTGGACGCAGGAACGGTTCAAGCGCGCCAAGATCGACGAACTGACCTGCCTGCTGCTCGATTTCTTCATCAGCCAGTTCAAGCGATCCGACGATCATGGGCTGACCGAGCGCGAAGTGCGCCGGGTGCAGCAGGTTCGCGCGATCCTTGCCGAACATCTCGATCAGCCGCCCGGTGTTGCCGAGCTGGCCCGGGCGGTCGGTACCAACCGCACCCGCCTGAATACCGCGTTCCGTGCCTATTATGGCGAGACGATCGGTCAGGCGCTGCAAAAGGAGCGGATGGAAAGCGCGCGCATTTGGCTGGGCGAGGAGAGCCTGTCGGTCAGCGAAATCGCCGAGCGCTGCGGCTATGGCCATCTGAGCAATTTCTCGCTCGCCTATAAGGCTTATTTCGGGATGAGCCCGTCGGTCGCGCGCGACGCCGCCGCACAAATAGTGTGGCCGGCATAATCCATCCGCCGCCGCCATAAGCACGAAGGTGGCGTCCCGGCCTAAGGTCGGAGCCATGATGAACCCGGTTATGACCCTGGATCGAGAGATCGCCCCGCT includes:
- a CDS encoding CoA transferase yields the protein MYDLLGKLRVVEAASFIASPTAGLYLAQMGAEVIRVDQIGGGPDFKRWPLADNGASFAWEGLNKGKKSVALDLSRPEGRELLVALATAPGDDGGVFLTNFPVGGFLAHEHLVKRRADLITVRIMGQADGRTAFDHTVNSAIGIPNLTGPVGHEGAPVNHVLPAWDLLTGAYSAFALLAAERHRRDTGQGQEVRIPLSDVGIATIANLGQVAEVLHTGVSRQRYGNALYGSFGRDFVTGDGKRLMIMALTTRQWAGLIKTLGIGDAVARIEAAQGVAFATYEGARFDHRDALFALVEAAFATRQAGELCAAFDANGCCWGPYKTTVEAASDPAMVTQNPIFSSIAQPSEMTYPVAGSMATLPQSQRLTPVRAPYLGEHSDEILADVLGLGSGEIGRLHDAGVVASA
- a CDS encoding DUF3089 domain-containing protein, which codes for MAALLALAGGGAAILLGMAGIGPVATVVATFGSPSLPFDAAHVPPEPDYARADAWLAYPGRGGLERSITPGVTAVDEATAPADVFFIHPTTYQQSDVWNVAYDNVSEFDPAVLLGQASAFNGCCRIFAPHYRQASLRALDKSRPAVALAYADVARAFRYFIAHENKGRPFLIAAHSQGSMHAVKLLQAEILGTPLQARMVAAYVIGAYAPSDFGTIGLPVCDGPRQTGCILSWNTSQTGRTGAFQLVRDKTYWWRGSEKSSGQPPAICVNPLTWRREDAAPANANPGSLPFPKPGADKASRALPALTPHLTGAVCDESLLKVDIPWSAPSGFHDALSALYGSYHLGDYGIFYAAIRGNAMERVDAWKAQQPAAGSPHATAARKPSPQ
- a CDS encoding acyl-CoA dehydrogenase family protein encodes the protein MTPAWWPVPEIAAALDAAEGYAAAALAAVRARVVVDGTVDPRAIDREQRAVHGYAWIETTLTALRTLVRWADARAEPGSVEALVVEIGFGEYLAQLSGGIPMGQNEFCRPADLGIAAAAATLMQDDAVARLVASGNSAANRAALVERLRGGDGIAETLGDPTLDAVRDQFRRFTEARILPFAHRWHLDNALIPDAIVAEMAALGTFGVCIDEAYGGLGLGKLTMCVVTEELSRGWIGAGSLGTRSEIAGELIALAGTDAQKAEWLPRIASGEVLPTAVFTEPDTGSDLGGLTTRATRGAEGWSITGAKTWITHAARSDLMTLLARTRSDVPGYAGLSMFLVAKPRGSDAAPFPAPGMTGTEIEVLGYRGMREYELAFDGMLAPADALLGGEAGQGFKQLMRTFEGARIQTAARAVGVARRAFELGFDYAVGRRQFGRPIIDFPRVSDKLAMMAVDHVLARELTYFAAREKDKGRRCDIEAGMAKLFAARAAWANADAALQIHGGNGYALEYEISRVLCDARILNIFEGAAEIQAQVIARGRLQERN
- a CDS encoding acyl-CoA dehydrogenase family protein; translated protein: MDHDHSAIREEVAKLCGDFPGEYWRAKDRDRAYPGEFVDALTRAGYLAALIPEAYGGAGLPLSGAAAILEEIQRQGCNGGACHAQMYIMGTLLRYGSAAQKVEYLPRIASGDLRLQAFGVSEPTSGTDTLSIQTFARREGDHYIVSGQKIWTSRAEHSDLMLLLARTTPRDKVAKRTEGLSVFLVDMRAAREQGLTIRPIDTMMNHATTEIFFDDVPVPAANLIGEEGKGFRYILSGMNAERLLIAAECIGDAKWFLDKAVAYAGERKVFGRPIGQNQGVAFPLARAYAQMRAAELMVHEGLSKYEADGDVGEEANIAKLLASEASWAAAEACVQTHGGFGFAAEYDVERKFRETRLYQVAPISTNLILSYLAEHVLGLPRSY
- a CDS encoding acyl-CoA dehydrogenase family protein; protein product: MPDTGMDQDVFEAFIDQLKRYVRERLIPAEKQVIETDCIPDDILAEMREMGLFGITMPVEYGGSGMNVSQYVETIRQLSYAMPCYRSITSINIGMTCSAIVKSGTAEQKAHWLPRLAAGEIASFGLTEPGSGSDSAAMATTAVRSGNGYVLNGTKRYITNAPFAKVALIMARTSKEALPKNAHVSAFLVPMDSPGVSVGKSDKKMGQAGSHIADIVMEDVHVSGDALLGGEEGKGFLIAMQSLNNGRLSVAAASVGYARRILDSATRYATERKAFGEPIANFQLIQAMLADSQAEIYAAECMIADATRRADAGEAVLVQAASAKMFASEMCGRVADRCVQIYGGAGYLAEYEAERFFRDARIYRIYEGTTQILQLVIAKNMLREFASAA
- a CDS encoding MaoC family dehydratase N-terminal domain-containing protein, with product MADPTAWIGREARATDMVTAGAVARFRATIDRPGDGPAAPPGFHWSLCLPDTPTDALGEDGHPLKGGFLPPIDLPRRMWAGSEVRFLRPIAIGAAIERVSTIAAIREKQGSSGPLAFVEIDHLTRADGADAVSERQTIVYRAASTEPMPLPATGGAELNGWDRQRTLTPGAALLQRYSALTFNSHRIHYDLPYATGVEGYPGLVVHGPLIATLLLDLVAQHIGPDAIGGLSFRALAPAIAGQALHLLARADGDAIELAAQRDDGSVAMRARVAIRRNG
- a CDS encoding acetyl-CoA acetyltransferase; translated protein: MARGIKDKVAILGMGCTKFGERWDKDADQLMVEAYEEAITDAGIETSQIDAAWLGAAFDAVNIGPSGIPLSMALRLKNIGVTKVENYCASGTESFRGAVYAVASGAADIALAMGVEKLKDTGYGGLPVRTRGTTHDMIGITGSAPGNFAQLASAYRAEHGVSKDDLKQAMAHVSVKSHANGAKNPKAHLQKEVSMETVLNAPMIAEPLGLFDCCGVSDGAACAIVTTPEIARALGKTDIITVKALQVATSNGWELQGSGWNGAYFPTTRIAATRAYEEAGITDPRSQISLMEVHDCFSITELVTMEDLHISKEGEGWRDVLDGFFDADGTLPCQIDGGLKCFGHPIGASGLRMIYENYLQLLGRAGPRQRSTPPVFGLSHNLGGMPNQNVCAIAIVGMADA